A genomic window from Phocoena sinus isolate mPhoSin1 chromosome 20, mPhoSin1.pri, whole genome shotgun sequence includes:
- the NGFR gene encoding tumor necrosis factor receptor superfamily member 16 yields the protein MGAGAAGCAMDGPRLLLLLLLGVSLGDAKEVCPTGLYTRRGECCKACNLGEGVAQPCGANQTVCEPCLDSVTFSDVVSATEPCKPCTECVGLQSMSAPCVEADDAVCRCAYGYYQNETTGHCEACRVCEAGSGLVFSCQDKQNTVCEECPDGTYSDEANHVDPCLPCTVCEDTERQLRECTRWADAECEEIPGRWITRATPPEGSDSTDPSTQEPEVPPDQDLVTSTVSDMVTTVMGSSQPVVTRGTTDNLIPVYCSILAAVVVGLVAYIAFKRWNSCKQNKQGANSRPVNQTPPPEGEKLHSDSGISVDSQSLHDQQSHTQTAAGQALKGDGGLYSSLPLAKREEVEKLLSGSAGDTWRHLAGELGYQPEHIDSFTQEACPVHALLASWATQDSATLDTLLAALRRIQRADIVESLCSESTATSPV from the exons GTGTCCCTTGGAGATGCCAAGGAGGTGTGCCCCACGGGCCTGTACACCCGCAGGGGTGAGTGCTGCAAAGCCTGCAACCTGGGCGAGGGCGTGGCCCAGCCTTGCGGAGCCAACCAGACAGTGTGTGAGCCCTGCCTGGACA GCGTGACCTTCTCGGACGTGGTGAGCGCCACGGAGCCGTGTAAACCGTGCACCGAGTGCGTGGGGCTGCAGAGCATGTCGGCGCCCTGCGTGGAGGCCGACGACGCCGTGTGCCGCTGCGCCTACGGCTACTACCAGAACGAGACGACGGGCCACTGCGAGGCGTGCCGCGTGTGCGAGGCGGGCTCGGGGCTCGTGTTCTCATGCCAGGACAAGCAGAACACCGTGTGCGAGGAGTGCCCCGACGGCACGTACTCCGACGAGGCCAACCACGTGGACCCGTGCCTGCCCTGCACGGTGTGTGAGGACACGGAGCGCCAGCTGCGCGAGTGCACGCGCTGGGCCGACGCCGAGTGCGAGG AGATCCCTGGCCGTTGGATTACACGGGCCACGCCCCCGGAGGGCTCAGACAGCACAGACCCCAGCACCCAGGAGCCTGAGGTACCTCCAGATCAAGACCTCGTAACCAGCACGGTGTCAGATATGGTGACCACAGTGATGGGCAGCTCCCAGCCCGTGGTGACCCGAGGTACCACCGACAACCTCATCCCTGTCTACTGCTCCATCCTGGCTGCTGTGGTTGTGGGCCTCGTGGCCTACATCGCCTTCAAGAG GTGGAACAGCTGCAAACAGAACAAGCAAGGAGCCAACAGCCGGCCCGTGAACCAGACGCCTCCACCCGAGGGAGAAAAGCTGCACAGCGACAGCGGTATCTCTGTGGACAGCCAGAGCCTGCATGACCAGCAGTCCCACACACAGACAGCTGCAGGCCAGG CCCTCAAGGGTGATGGAGGCCTCTACAGCAGCCTGCCGCTGGCCAAGCGGGAGGAGGTGGAGAAGCTGCTCAGTGGCTCTGCGGGGGACACCTGGCGGCATCTGGCCGGTGAGCTGGGTTACCAGCCTGAGCACATAGACTCCTTCACCCAAGAGGCCTGCCCGGTCCACGCCCTGCTGGCCAGCTGGGCCACCCAGGACAGCGCCACACTTGACACCCTCCTGGCTGCCCTGCGCCGCATCCAGCGAGCCGACATTGTGGAGAGCCTGTGCAGCGAGTCCACGGCCACGTCCCCGGTGTGA